CCAGGCAAACTGGTGAATAAAATAACCCGCGTCGGTAGGATATGCCTGCACTATCTCCTCACCGGCCAATGGTCCTACTTTGCGGTCACCCTTGCGGAATGTTTTTATGCGACCAATGACGTCCGCGTATTCCGTGTGGATTGGCGATTTTGCATATCGTTGAAGTAGCGTGTCATCGAGTTTTTTCCCATTCTCCCTCGCTGTAAAGACGATGAGAACATCCGGCCAGGCTTTGAAGCGGAAACCGATTTGACCGTACTCGGCCTGATCTTTACTGCCATCGTCAGCGATGAAGCCATTCTCGATACAAAAGCCGGGCTCAGTAGGAATTTCCTCTGTAGCACGAGCGCGTAGATTGGGCAGCAGATCATTTTTAAGGCGATTAGAGATTTTGTTGAGGAAAACATCCTCATCATAGTTTTTTTGCTTTAGAGAAAACAAGCGGTCGTGATCTAACTTGTATGCCTCAAAGCCGTAATCTTTATCGCCAAAAATATTTTCAAAGGTCACTAATACCTTGCCGGCTTTCCCTACCGAATAGGCTTCTTTCAACGATCTGGCTTTATCAGGATTAATTGCCTTGAGTGCAGCCTCACGTTGTTCCATACGGGCGGCAAAGCCTTTCCCATCAATCGAGGTCTGTTCAGACTCAATCCTGGCGAACATGAATTCATAACCTTGCCCATTGATCTCGGCCTCTTTTGGCGCATCGACTAAGAAGCGACCAACACAGTACGTTTTTGTTTCACTCATCACAGGTTCCTTGGCGTTGGCAATCAAGAGGCCGAAGCAGGCGACGGTTGCGAAGCCGATTCGGACGAGTCGCTGGCAGAGGCCGGGGCGGGAGCGGAACATGTTTCTCCTTTATTTTGTGGTAAGTCTTTAGCAGGGATCGCCCCCTGAATAATTTTCCCAAGACAATACAGCACATTCTCGATGACATTCTCATTCTTGTAGCTTGCGGCGTGATCAAAGCCTTTCATTTTAAAGACATGCGTCGCATTTTCGCCAACGAGAGCGGCGGATTGGATAGGAACAGTACTATCGCCGGCATCTGGATCGTCGTCGCTTTGGGGCTTTGCCTTGTCTTGCAACTTGAAAGTTATACCGTCATTTTCAGTTCCAACTTGTGCCTTACCATATTTAGTCCAACTATCTGATTGCAGCCCTTGTAACCCGTCCATGATGTTACTGGGTATGTCAGCAGAAGTGACCCAATGCACACTTCCGAAAGAAATTTGCTTTTTGTCGGCGCCATAGTGGGCATAGGTATTTGGATGACAATAAAGTCCGGCGTTATCGTGAAATGTGCTCGCTGCCTTAAGCGCCTCGCGATACATTTTAATTGGAGTCGTATCATTCTTTTCAGCGATTCCCGCCGGGTCAATTAATGATACGTCGATCATGCCCCACCATACTTGCTGCGCTGTTTTGGAATAAATTTCGGTGTAAGGGTCGGACACCGGCAATTTGAAAATTGTCTGGCGCTTTCCATCAACGTTTCTTTCCATGTGGAGCCATCCAGGTGGGAAATGTTTTGTCGGTAGCAATTCCATCGGCCCAGGAGAATTAGCCATAACACACGTAATTTCTGCTGCACTCCAGCCAATAATCACTGCAGCCACCGCTCCCGGAATATCCAGCGCGCCACCGACCTCTGTACCAGCACGGAAGCGGCGATACACAACTGGCGCACCGCCTACCGGCTGTACGCTGTTTACCACGCCAAGAATTTTGTCACCACCCAACTGCGCGGCTCTGCGAGTCACCATACCGCCCATCGAATGGGTGACGATGATGACCTTGCCTTCCGGGATGAAATATTTAGTCTTTGCGTACCAGGCCAGCGCCTCATCGATCCGCTTCAGCAAAGTTTGTGCAGATTGCTCATTACTTTGCAGCCAGTTGTAACCACAACCCCACACTGGATAGTAGTAGTCATCAAGACGGGTGAATTCGTCCTTGGTCAAAGGGGATGCATCCCCTTTTATTGGATTCCAGGTCTTGAGAATGTCCTCCTCCTTACCTGGCTTTCCTTTCTTTAACGTTTTGGCTAATTTCCACACATCCATTTCTATCGGCTCTTTGGCGCCAGGATTTACATATTGATCGTTGAGAGCGCGCTCCAATTCTGCCAGTGCCTGACCGTAGCTGTCCCAATGCAATTCACCCCATCCTCGCCGCCGGGCCTCTTCCGCCGTAAGCGTGTCGACGCCGTTCGGCAACGCTACTTTGCCAGTCGGGTCCACTTCCGTGGTATCTGGATTCATCTGCTTTTGCCGTTCTACCGCACTCTGGAATGAGCGTGAGCCACCTTCAGCCAGGCCGGCCATTTTGCCATTAGGCGGTTCCCAAGCGGATTTGTTTTTATATCCATCGGACTTCGCATTGCCACGTAAATTCGTCCCCATGATACCCGGCACAAAAATCACAGGAATCACATGGCGCGGCGGCACGATAGCCACGGATCTACTCCTAAAACTCTTCGGACTACAGACCGTAGCGAAGGTCGGTTCGCCATCTTTGTCGAATTGCAGCGTCAATCGGCGCGTGGCTTGCGGGAGAACAGGTTCACTCATGGTATGTCAGGCCTTCAAGGTTTCAAATGCACCGTCAGCGCCTTGATAACGCTGTCAGTGATCGTACTTTGTGTGGCGCCATTGGCAGCGGATTTTCCTGCGTCCTGCACTGCGCCAGCAGTGTCGCGGACTTCATACGGCAGGTTTTCCCTGGCCTTGCCGCTACGGCCGGAAAACGCGATCTGCTCATCGGTAGCCAGCGTCGAATGCGGCATATTCGGCAGAGACAGATTGCCGCCGCCGCTGCCGCCAAAGTTGAACGCCGGAGCATGGACCTCAACTGGTGCGGTACAGGTGAAAACAATCTTGCCATCGCCGATAGTCACTTCTGCGCCCTCACCGCGCAAAGTGATTTTTGGTGATTCCAGCAGCAGTTCTGCCAGCGAATAGGCGTGCAGGCGCTTGGCGGCGCCCAGCTCCATTTCGTTGGCCTGCGCCTGAACCTGGATTTTGCCGGTAGCAGCAATTAACTTCGCATCTTCCTGCGGTACGAACATCGACAAGCCTTGTCCGGCCCGGACCTGCACCTTGCGGCCTGCGCTCAAATTGGCGTCCTGGACTGCGATCATGTCCAGATTGGTGCCGGCGGCAGTCGTGACTGAGTTGGGGCTGGACACAGCGATACCAGCCGCGCCAGACACGGCGATTGCTGCCGCGCCACCCGGTTTGTCCGCATCCCAGTTTTTGATCTGGTCAACGAGTTTCTGAGCTGGAGCTGTGTCGGTTCCGCCTGCCTCATGCGTGGTAGCAAGCTCTGCCAACTGTTTAGCGATTGCGAGAGCTGTTTCCAATTGTCCGATCAATTCCTGCCGATCCAATACTTGACCGCTGGCATTGGGGCGGGCGTCGGTGCTAATCAATAGTCCCTGGGCAGCTCTGATGGCTCCCGCCAAATCCGTGCGCGCTTCTAGGCCTGCCCCCCGCTGCTCGGAACTGCCGTCCGTGCGCGGGTGGCCGATCCAGCCTTGATTGAGCTGCGTGGCGCCAAGCTCGGAGGACAGTTTTGTTTTGGTTTGTCCGGTACTATCGTCGAAAAGGAGCTCTCCGAAGCCTGTCCCTTTGACTTCCTTTGATCGAATCCCGTACAGCGCCGAATTACCCGGCAACGATCCCTTGCCGGAGAAACGTGTTGGCGTCCTGCTGGCGTTATTGATATTCGCCATGAACACAGGTTTATCAGGATCATTTTGCAGGAAGAAAACGATGCCTTCGCTGCCTACACGCGGCCAGAAGGTGGCGCCGAATCCTGCGTCGGCCCAGGGCGAAGCGACCCGCAGGCGCGCTGAATCGCTGGCCGTATCTGACGCGCCGGTCTTGGCGTGCTCTTCCGGCAGGGTGAACAAGAAGCGTACAGCGATGCGGCCACTTTCATCTACATCGATTTCCTTATCGCCACTTCCAGTGACGCGCACGCTGATCGGTCCGACATTCGGCACGCAGGCAGGGTCGTAGGTCGGAACAATAGGGACATTGGTGCGGACGCATTCAAAGCGGTTGCTGTAGACCGGACCTTCCACATCAAGATGCAGCGCATTACGCACCGTCGAATCCAGCAGCAGATTGTTGCGTGCCGACAGCTCGACGCGGGTCAGCACGAAGCGCCGTTCGTCCTGGGGATGGGTATCGATCTCGGGATGGCCGGTGAGCGCAAATACCGTGGCAATGCTGCCGCTGAAAGCGCGCACGACGCCTTCGCCGCAGAAATGCTTGCCGAGATGCTCATAGGCCTGCATCTGCTTGCGCGTGGTGCGCTCGAATTCTTCCTGGCTGTCCGCCGCATGCGGCGCGGCGTAGTTATAGTTGGTGAGGCCTGCGGCCAGCGCATTGCCGGCTTTACCCTGGTTGATCGCCGAGGTTTCGGTGGCGCTGCTGTTGCGTGTCGCCTTGTAGTCGTAACTGGCGGCCTGATACGCACCAGGGACAAACTGCCGGTGTGATTCGAAGGCGGTAATGGTGTCTGTCCTCTCGGTGGCGTCGGCGCGATGAAAGCGGACGCTGCCGGCGGGATTGTCTTTCCAAGTATTGGGCGTATCGGCGAAGTGCAGGGTATGCACCGGCGAGTCGCCATTGATGGCATGGCTGAAATACCAGCAGATGCCTTCGCGGCGCCATATGCGGGTCAGGAAATTGAAATCGCTTTCCCCCGCCTGCATGGTGAATTCGCGTGCGGCATAAGTTTCTTTCAGGCCGTCGGTATTGAATTGAAACGAGCGCGCCAGCACGCTGTTGCGATGGAGATGCTCCGTCAATATCGTTTCGGTGATGTCGCGTATGGACTGATTGCGGAACACGCGCCAGGTGCTGCGGTGGCGCAGGATCGACAGGGCATCTTCTATATGCAGCTCCAGCAGCGTAAAGCCGCCGTCAGCGGCCAGTTCCGAGGCGCCTGTGATAATCCCGCAAATGTTGCGCTGGCCGCCCTGGTCGTTTTCTATCGACATGGCCAGCGGCACGCCGATCAGCGATTTCAACGGGACGCCGATATCGGTGGTCAGGCAGCGCAAGCGGTAGTCCATCGCTTCGCATATACCCTCTGAACCAGTGAGCTGATGGGGCAGGAAGGCGTCGGCAGAGAAGCCGGCACTGGGGGCAAATTTCACTCGGAGGATACGGCGCTCCTGGCTGAATTGCAGGAGCGAATCGGTGATATTGGTGAGCAGGGAAGACACGACCAAGCTCCTCGAGGGAGTTAAGTGAGCTTGGATATTAGCAGTTTTCTATTGTCACAATCTCTATTATGTTGACGTGAGACAATATTTCACAAAAGACTGACATCAGATTGTTGCTTTAATACCTTCCCGCAATTCCGCGATGCCCCTGGCCAGCAAGGGTTTGCCGAGTACTATGCGATCCTGATTTGCAGAGAAATTTACTACAAAGAACAGCTGAAAAATGGTGAATTCGGAAAAACCTTATGTCCATGCTTCGATTCCGCTCCTGGCGCAGATATCAAAAAGGGCTTAGCCGCAGCTAAGCCCGTAGACTGCTGACGCCACGCGAGCAATCTGTTTACTGTGACGCCGGCGCCGGCACGAAACGCCCGTTCTTGAAGTCCGTGAAGGCCTGGGCGATTTCTTCCTCGCTGTTCATCACGAACGGACCATGGCCGACGATAGGTTCGTCAATAGGCTCGCCGCTCAGCAGCAGCACCACAGCGTCGTTGTTGGCTTCCAGCGCGACTGTGCTGCCGCTGGCGTCCAGCAGGACCATCTGCGATTCACGGCTGACGGTTTCGCCGTTCACCAGTACCGTGCCGCGCAGCACGATCAGCGCCGAGTTCCAGCCGTCCGGCAGCGTCAGTTCAGTCACGCCGTTCTGCGCCAGCCGCAGATCCCACACGTTCATCGGGCTGAAGGTATGCGCAGGGCCGGCATGGCCGTCGAAACTGCCGGCGATCACGCGCACTGTGCCAGCCTGGTCCGGCAAAGCTACCACCGGGATGTCGGCGTTGCGGATGGCTTGGTAGCCAGGCGCCGTCATCTTGTCCTTGGCCGGCAGGTTGACCCACAGCTGCACCATTTCCATGGCGCCGCCGTTGCGGGTGAACTCTTCCGAATGAAACTCTTCATGCAGGATGCCGGCGCCGGCGGTCATCCACTGCACATCGCCGGGACCGATCAGGCCGCCCTGGCCGGTCGAATCGCGATGCGCCACCTCGCCCTTGTAGACGATAGTCACGGTTTCAAAGCCGCGATGCGGATGCTGGCCGACTCCGCGCGGTTTCTTGGCCGGATTGAAATCGATAGGTCCGGCGTGATCCAGCAGCAGGAACGGGCTCAGCTGCTTGCCGTGGCTGTCATAGGAAAACATCGAACGCACCGGAAAACCGTCGCCGACCCAGTGTGGGCGGGGTGCGCTATAGACGCCGAGGACTTTTTTCATTTCCATCTCCTTGCAAAGGTTGCAAAAATTGTTGATGTAAGAATGATAGAGTAGGAACAATGGTGGCGGTAGAGTGTAAAATTCATCTTCAGTGTTCTATATTGTGAACGATGAGGAGAGCGGAATGCAGGACTTGAACGACCTCTACTACTACGCCCAGGTAGTCGAACACGGCGGTTTCGCGCCGGCCGGGCGCGCGCTCGGCATGCCCAAGTCCAAGCTGAGCCGGCGCGTGGCCTTGCTGGAAGAGCGGCTGGGAGTCAGGCTGCTGCAACGTACCACGCGCCGCTTTTCAGTGACGGAAGTCGGCCAGACTTACTACGAGCACTGCAAGGCGATGCTGGTGGAAGCCGAGTGCGCTCAGGATGCGATCGACGTCACCCGCGCCGAGCCGCGCGGCATTGTCCGCATCAGTTGTCCGGTCACTTTGCTGCAGGCGAATGTCAGCGTCATGCTGGCCGATTTCATGGTCAGCCATCCACGCGTCACGCTGCATCTGGAGGCGACCAATCGCCGCGTCGACTTGGTGGCTGAGGCGATCGATATCGCGATCCGTGTGCGGCCGCCGCCGCTGGCCGACAGCGACCTGGTGCTGCGGGTGCTGGCCGAGCGCAGCCAGTGCCTGGTCGCTAGCCGGCAGCTGTGCGCGGGGCGCGCATTGCCGCGTGCGCCGGCCGATCTGAACGACTGGCCGAGCCTGGCGCTGGGCGCGCCGCAGCAGACCCATGTCTGGAACCTGCTCGGCCCGGAGGGCGCGCAAGCCAGCGTGCATCACACGCCGCGCTTCCTCAGCGGCGACATGATCGCCCTGCGCGATGCGGCGCAGGCCGGGGTCGGCATTGTGCAGCTGCCGAGCATGATGGTGCGCGATCAGCTGGCGGATGGCAGTCTGCTGCGCCTGCTGCCCGCTTGGGCGCCGCGCAAGGACCTCATCCACCTGGTGTTTCCGTCGCGCCGCGGCTTGCTGCCGTCGGTGCGCAGCCTGGTGGATTATCTGGCGCAGCGCTTCGAGGCGCTCAACGACGAATGAGCAGGGCGCTCAGGCCAGTCCGAACGGCGGCGGCCGGCGCTTGATCGGCTGCGCCTTGACGATGGCGGTATTGGTCTCGGCCTTGTCGGCGATGCGGTCGATGATCTGGTCGAGCTGGGCGATGGAACGGACGAACAGGCGGGCGATGAAGCAATCCTCGCCGGTCACCTTGTCGCATTCGCAGAACTCGGGCGTCTGTTCGATCAGCTTCTGCACCATCAACAGCTTGCCTGGCAAGGGCCGGATGCGGACGATGGCTTGCAACTGGTAGCCCAGCGCCTGCGGATCGATATCGATGGTGAAGGCGCGGATGACGCCGCGCTCTTCCAGCCGTTGCAAGCGCTCCGAGACGCTGGGCGAGGAGAGGCCGACTTGCGCCGCCAGATCCTTCAGTGAAATACGGGCGTCGACCTGCAGTATTTCCAGGATGCGCTGGTCTATATTGTTCAGCATTTTCGATTCCTCAGAAAATCATAGATATCGCCTTATATAGTAAGGCATATCGCACAAATATCCTTTCGTCTGGCATGGAAAACCTGTTGCTTAAATGCGATTATCAAGGCCTGACGATTTTCGGGGCGAGGCATGGACAAGAAGGTAAGCGGCACTATCGAAATGACGGCGGCCATGGTGATTTCAGGGACCATAGGCTGGTTTGTCGTAGTCTCCGGCCAGCCGGTACTGGACGTGGTGTTCTGGCGCTGCGTATTCGGGGCGGCGACATTGCTGGCGGTGTGCGCGGCGCTGGGGCTGCTGCGCGGCGCCTTCAACTGGCGCCTGCTGGGCCTGGCGGCGCTCGGCGGCGTGGCGATCGTGCTCAACTGGCTGCTGCTGTTCGGCTCCTACTCGCGCGCGTCGATTGCGATTTCCACCGCGGTGTATAACACCCAGCCCTTCATGCTGGTGGCGCTCGGCGCCGTGTTTTTCTCGGAACGCCTGACCGTCGCCAAGCTGACCTGGCTGGCGCTGGCCTTTATCGGCATGCTGCTGATCGTGCAGGCCAAGCCGGAAGCTGCCGGCGGCGGCAGCAATTATTTTGCCGGCATCGTGATGGCGCTGGGCGCAGCGTTCTGCTATGCCGTCGCCGCCATCATCACCAAGAAACTGGCTGGCACGGCGCCGCACCTGATCGCCCTGGTCCAGGTCTGCGTCGGCATCCTGATGCTGGCGCCGTTTGCGCATTTGTCGGCGCTGCCGGCCGGCGTCCATGCCTGGAGCATACTGCTCACTGTGGGGGTGGTGCATACCGGGCTGATGTATATCCTGCTGTACGGCGCGATCCAGAAATTGCCGACCCATCTGACCGGTTCGCTGTCCTTCATCTATCCTATCGTCGCCATCCTGGTCGACTACCTGGCTTTCGGCCACCGGCTGCAACTGAGCCAGCTGCTGGGCGCCGCCGCCATCCTGGTCGCCGCCGCCGGCATGAATCTAGGCTGGTCCTTGTGGAAACCGAAGCTGCAGGTCGAGGATGCCGATTCGCTGCGCTGACAGCCGGCTGGCTGCCTGCCGTCAGCTCATGCGGGCATCGGGAAAGCGCTCCAGCAGCAGATCC
The sequence above is a segment of the Collimonas sp. PA-H2 genome. Coding sequences within it:
- a CDS encoding T6SS immunity protein Tli4 family protein; amino-acid sequence: MSETKTYCVGRFLVDAPKEAEINGQGYEFMFARIESEQTSIDGKGFAARMEQREAALKAINPDKARSLKEAYSVGKAGKVLVTFENIFGDKDYGFEAYKLDHDRLFSLKQKNYDEDVFLNKISNRLKNDLLPNLRARATEEIPTEPGFCIENGFIADDGSKDQAEYGQIGFRFKAWPDVLIVFTARENGKKLDDTLLQRYAKSPIHTEYADVIGRIKTFRKGDRKVGPLAGEEIVQAYPTDAGYFIHQFAWDSPGKPNAAFSPNVHVEMFTGQGHAGERTVRPSLTDDQAIKLFDSVVNSIRLRPTGPAKVSSADPTPSSPQAPLGEVIATGSICPQTGWWQCIETGNVDGGRRRFFKAGEAMPAAVLLGDASMWQTLRGQRPSHSLNTVWSLVAYEETAVTPIAATVKTDADGTPGASLPGEPTPG
- a CDS encoding type VI secretion system Vgr family protein, which codes for MSSLLTNITDSLLQFSQERRILRVKFAPSAGFSADAFLPHQLTGSEGICEAMDYRLRCLTTDIGVPLKSLIGVPLAMSIENDQGGQRNICGIITGASELAADGGFTLLELHIEDALSILRHRSTWRVFRNQSIRDITETILTEHLHRNSVLARSFQFNTDGLKETYAAREFTMQAGESDFNFLTRIWRREGICWYFSHAINGDSPVHTLHFADTPNTWKDNPAGSVRFHRADATERTDTITAFESHRQFVPGAYQAASYDYKATRNSSATETSAINQGKAGNALAAGLTNYNYAAPHAADSQEEFERTTRKQMQAYEHLGKHFCGEGVVRAFSGSIATVFALTGHPEIDTHPQDERRFVLTRVELSARNNLLLDSTVRNALHLDVEGPVYSNRFECVRTNVPIVPTYDPACVPNVGPISVRVTGSGDKEIDVDESGRIAVRFLFTLPEEHAKTGASDTASDSARLRVASPWADAGFGATFWPRVGSEGIVFFLQNDPDKPVFMANINNASRTPTRFSGKGSLPGNSALYGIRSKEVKGTGFGELLFDDSTGQTKTKLSSELGATQLNQGWIGHPRTDGSSEQRGAGLEARTDLAGAIRAAQGLLISTDARPNASGQVLDRQELIGQLETALAIAKQLAELATTHEAGGTDTAPAQKLVDQIKNWDADKPGGAAAIAVSGAAGIAVSSPNSVTTAAGTNLDMIAVQDANLSAGRKVQVRAGQGLSMFVPQEDAKLIAATGKIQVQAQANEMELGAAKRLHAYSLAELLLESPKITLRGEGAEVTIGDGKIVFTCTAPVEVHAPAFNFGGSGGGNLSLPNMPHSTLATDEQIAFSGRSGKARENLPYEVRDTAGAVQDAGKSAANGATQSTITDSVIKALTVHLKP
- a CDS encoding pirin family protein — protein: MKKVLGVYSAPRPHWVGDGFPVRSMFSYDSHGKQLSPFLLLDHAGPIDFNPAKKPRGVGQHPHRGFETVTIVYKGEVAHRDSTGQGGLIGPGDVQWMTAGAGILHEEFHSEEFTRNGGAMEMVQLWVNLPAKDKMTAPGYQAIRNADIPVVALPDQAGTVRVIAGSFDGHAGPAHTFSPMNVWDLRLAQNGVTELTLPDGWNSALIVLRGTVLVNGETVSRESQMVLLDASGSTVALEANNDAVVLLLSGEPIDEPIVGHGPFVMNSEEEIAQAFTDFKNGRFVPAPASQ
- a CDS encoding LysR family transcriptional regulator, which gives rise to MQDLNDLYYYAQVVEHGGFAPAGRALGMPKSKLSRRVALLEERLGVRLLQRTTRRFSVTEVGQTYYEHCKAMLVEAECAQDAIDVTRAEPRGIVRISCPVTLLQANVSVMLADFMVSHPRVTLHLEATNRRVDLVAEAIDIAIRVRPPPLADSDLVLRVLAERSQCLVASRQLCAGRALPRAPADLNDWPSLALGAPQQTHVWNLLGPEGAQASVHHTPRFLSGDMIALRDAAQAGVGIVQLPSMMVRDQLADGSLLRLLPAWAPRKDLIHLVFPSRRGLLPSVRSLVDYLAQRFEALNDE
- a CDS encoding Lrp/AsnC family transcriptional regulator; translated protein: MLNNIDQRILEILQVDARISLKDLAAQVGLSSPSVSERLQRLEERGVIRAFTIDIDPQALGYQLQAIVRIRPLPGKLLMVQKLIEQTPEFCECDKVTGEDCFIARLFVRSIAQLDQIIDRIADKAETNTAIVKAQPIKRRPPPFGLA
- a CDS encoding DMT family transporter; amino-acid sequence: MDKKVSGTIEMTAAMVISGTIGWFVVVSGQPVLDVVFWRCVFGAATLLAVCAALGLLRGAFNWRLLGLAALGGVAIVLNWLLLFGSYSRASIAISTAVYNTQPFMLVALGAVFFSERLTVAKLTWLALAFIGMLLIVQAKPEAAGGGSNYFAGIVMALGAAFCYAVAAIITKKLAGTAPHLIALVQVCVGILMLAPFAHLSALPAGVHAWSILLTVGVVHTGLMYILLYGAIQKLPTHLTGSLSFIYPIVAILVDYLAFGHRLQLSQLLGAAAILVAAAGMNLGWSLWKPKLQVEDADSLR